In the genome of Monodelphis domestica isolate mMonDom1 chromosome 2, mMonDom1.pri, whole genome shotgun sequence, one region contains:
- the ACE gene encoding angiotensin-converting enzyme isoform X2: MTSIYSSAKVCFPNKTATCWALEPELTEIMASSRSYTKLLFAWEGWHNAVGVPLKPQYQEYVILSNTASKLDGFEDTGAYWRSWYDSPTFVQDLERLYQQLEPLYLNLHAYVRRGLHRRYGDKYINLQGPIPAHLLGNMWAQSWENIYDMVVPFPGKPNLDVTSTMVEKGWNATHMFRVAEEFFTSLGLLPMPPEFWAESMLEKPNDGREVVCHASAWDFYNRKDFRIKQCTRVTMDQLSTVHHEMGHVQYYLQYKDLPVSLRRGANPGFHEAIGDVLALSVSTPAHLHKIGLLDSVTNDNESDINYLLKMALEKIAFLPFGYLVDQWRWRVFSGLTVPSQYNYDWWYLRTKYQGICPPIARNETHFDAGAKYHVPAVTPYIRYFVSFVLQFQFHKALCAEANYSGPLHYCDIYQSQEAGVKLREVLQAGASRPWQEVLKGLTGSEILDAEPLLEYFKPLITWLQEQNQINGEVLGWPDFEWRPPVPDGYPEGIDKLADEAEAEKFLEEYDRLGQVITNAYVEASWAYNTNITDENSKIMLEKNLEVSQHTLQFGTRARQFDTSNFQKSSVKRLLEKLQDLGRAALSTTDLNEYNNVLLKMESVYSKAKVCQENGSCLPLDPDLTNLMAVSRDYDNLLWAWKGWRDVTGQAILPSFPEYVDLSNKAAQLNGYADAGASWRSQYETSSLEEQLEKIYLELQPLYLNLHAYVRRALYRHYGANYINLQGPIPAHLLGNMWAQSWSNIYELVVPFPSASQVDATPAMKSQNWTAQRMFEEADKFFQSLGLLPLPPEFWDKSMLEKPKDGRDVVCHASAWDFYNGKDFRIKQCTVVNMEDLIVIHHEMGHVQYFMQYKDQPLTFREGANPGFHEAIGDVLALSVSTPKHLHSIGLLDNEGEGYESEINYLMSIALDKIAFLPFGYLIDQWRWRVFDGSINKKDYNQEWWNLRLKYQGLCPPVPRSQEDFDPGAKFHIPANVPYLRYFVSFVIQFQFHEALCRAAGHTGPLYKCDIYQSKEAGKLLADAMKLGLSQPWPEAMKLITGQPNMSATAIMNYFQPLLDWLITKNKEQGETLGWPQYDWTPYSGASSAPNVPNSGKVSFLGMELERGQATAGQWVLLVLGLVLLVATMGLAYKTCSLKRREEPYFGSEVELRHS, from the exons GCTTTGAGGACACAGGTGCATACTGGCGTTCTTGGTATGACTCACCTACATTCGTTCAAGACCTAGAGCGACTGTACCAACAGCTGGAGCCACTCTACCTGAATCTTCATGCCTATGTGCGCCGTGGCTTGCACCGACGCTATGGAGACAAGTACATCAATCTCCAGGGTCCCATCCCTGCTCATCTACTAG GAAACATGTGGGCACAGAGTTGGGAAAATATCTATGACATGGTGGTTCCTTTCCCAGGCAAACCCAACCTAGATGTCACCAGCACCATGGTAGAGAAG GGCTGGAATGCTACACATATGTTCCGAGTTGCAGAAGAATTCTTCACATCCCTGGGGCTACTGCCTATGCCTCCTGAGTTCTGGGCTGAGTCCATGCTGGAGAAACCAAATGATGGGCGAGAAGTAGTTTGCCATGCCTCTGCCTGGGACTTCTACAACAGGAAAGATTTTAG GATTAAGCAGTGCACGAGAGTGACCATGGACCAGCTGTCCACTGTTCATCATGAGATGGGCCATGTGCAATATTACCTTCAGTACAAAGATCTGCCTGTTTCCCTGCGAAGGGGAGCCAACCCTGGCTTCCACGAGGCCATTGGGGATGTGCTAGCCTTATCTGTCTCCACGCCTGCCCACTTACACAAAATCGGCCTGCTGGACAGTGTTACTAATGACAATG AAAGTGACATCAACTACCTGTTAAAAATGGCCCTAGAAAAGATCGCATTCTTGCCCTTTGGCTATCTGGTGGACCAGTGGCGTTGGAGAGTCTTCAGTGGACTCACAGTCCCATCTCAGTACAATTATGACTGGTGGTATCTTCG gaCAAAATACCAGGGCATCTGCCCTCCCATTGCCCGGAATGAAACCCACTTTGACGCAGGGGCAAAGTATCACGTCCCAGCTGTAACACCGTACATCAG GTATTTTGTGAGTTTTGTCCTTCAGTTCCAATTCCACAAAGCCCTGTGTGCTGAGGCGAACTACAGTGGGCCTCTACACTACTGTGACATCTACCAATCTCAAGAGGCTGGTGTCAAACTCAG GGAGGTGTTGCAGGCAGGTGCTTCTCGGCCATGGCAGGAGGTGCTTAAGGGATTGACAGGCTCAGAGATCCTGGATGCAGAACCACTTCTTGAATACTTCAAGCCCCTCATCACCTGGCTGCAAGAACAGAACCAGATCAATGGCGAGGTCCTGGGCTGGCCTGATTTTGAGTGGCGTCCACCAGTGCCAGATGGCTATCCAGAGGGCATCG ACAAGCTGGCTGATGAAGCAGAGGCTGAGAAGTTCCTTGAGGAGTATGACCGGTTGGGGCAAGTCATAACGAATGCTTACGTAGAGGCCAGCTGGGCTTACAACACAAACATCACCGATGAAAATAGCAAGATTATG TTGGAAAAGAACCTGGAGGTGTCTCAACACACGCTACAATTTGGCACCCGTGCCCGCCAGTTTGATACCAGCAATTTCCAGAAGTCCTCTGTGAAGCGGCTCTTGGAAAAGCTTCAAGATCTGGGTCGAGCAGCCCTCTCCACTACAGATTTGAATGAG TACAATAACGTACTGTTGAAGATGGAATCGGTATACAGTAAAGCCAAAGTGTGCCAGGAAAATGGTTCCTGTTTACCCCTGGATCCTG ATTTGACAAATTTGATGGCTGTATCTCGGGACTATGACAACTTGCTATGGGCTTGGAAAGGTTGGAGGGATGTGACAGGACAAGCTATCCTTCCCAGCTTCCCAGAGTATGTGGACCTTAGCAACAAGGCTGCCCAGCTCAATG GCTATGCCGATGCTGGAGCCTCCTGGAGATCTCAGTATGAAACATCTTCCTTGGAGGAGCAACTGGAGAAAATCTATCTGGAACTGCAGCCACTCTACCTGAACCTACATGCCTATGTCCGTCGTGCACTGTACCGTCATTATGGAGCCAACTACATCAATCTTCAAGGGCCCATTCCTGCTCATCTTTTAG GCAACATGTGGGCTCAAAGCTGGTCCAACATTTATGAGTTGGTGGTGCCCTTCCCCTCTGCCAGCCAGGTAGATGCCACTCCAGCTATGAAAAGCCAG AACTGGACTGCCCAGAGGATGTTTGAAGAGGCAGACAAATTCTTCCAGTCCCTGGGTCTGTTGCCCTTACCCCCTGAGTTTTGGGACAAGTCAATGCTGGAGAAGCCAAAAGATGGGCGAGATGTAGTATGTCATGCTTCTGCCTGGGATTTCTACAATGGCAAGGACTTCAG GATCAAACAGTGCACAGTTGTAAACATGGAGGACCTCATTGTCATCCACCACGAGATGGGCCATGTGCAATATTTCATGCAGTACAAAGACCAACCTCTGACCTTCCGAGAGGGTGCTAACCCAGGTTTTCATGAGGCTATTGGAGATGTgctggctctctctgtctctaccccCAAGCACTTACATAGTATTGGGCTGCTTGATAATGAGGGAGAGGGCTACG AGAGTGAGATCAACTACCTGATGAGTATTGCACTGGACAAGATTGCCTTCCTCCCTTTTGGTTACCTCATTGACCAGTGGCGCTGGCGGGTGTTTGATGGGAGTATCAATAAGAAAGATTATAACCAGGAATGGTGGAATCTCAG gCTAAAGTACCAGGGTCTGTGTCCACCAGTGCCAAGATCACAAGAAGATTTTGACCCAGGTGCCAAGTTCCACATACCTGCAAATGTACCCTATCTCAG ATACTTTGTCAGCTTTGTGATTCAGTTCCAGTTCCACGAGGCCCTGTGCCGAGCTGCTGGCCACACAGGCCCACTTTACAAGTGTGACATCTATCAGTCAAAGGAGGCAGGGAAGCTCTTGGC AGATGCGATGAAGCTGGGACTCAGTCAACCCTGGCCAGAAGCCATGAAGCTAATTACAGGGCAGCCCAACATGTCAGCTACAGCTATTATGAACTATTTCCAGCCCCTCCTGGATTGGCTTATCACCAAGAACAAGGAGCAGGGAGAGACACTAGGCTGGCCTCAGTATGACTGGACTCCATATTCTG GTGCCTCCAGTGCTCCCAATGTACCGAACAGTGGCAAAGTCAGCTTCTTGGGAATGGAGCTGGAGCGTGGGCAGGCTACAGCAGGGCAGTGGGTACTGCTTGTCCTGGGCCTGGTGTTGCTTGTGGCTACAATGGGCTTGGCCTATAAGACATGTAGCCTCAAACGTAGAGAGGAGCCTTATTTTGGCTCTGAGGTGGAGCTGAGACACTCCTGA